In Macrobrachium nipponense isolate FS-2020 chromosome 30, ASM1510439v2, whole genome shotgun sequence, a genomic segment contains:
- the LOC135202247 gene encoding putative protein-lysine deacylase ABHD14B isoform X1 — translation MAPSLMLNKIPMTPFRVMVAVSGVAAICLVISALSTTGTKPKLGAVFQQVAKTVKRQATGKTMADASFWRSVNLQAEKIPTKTSDLKSSVTVNTNHINIMGTNTFYREANPPSGVTSSGEVVVLLHGMAFKSETWLNLGTINILAAMGHRVIAIDLPGFGNSGRQELGPELRRSWLQSFFIAVDLPPSIVVSPSFSGVYSLPMLALQSQELAGFVPIAVDATDEVPVNYLQSIMIPTLIIYGEKDRSLGITSRDDLLNIPTSQAVMIPQGSHPAYLDNPDMFHELLYNFIKQVHAHKAVA, via the exons atggcaCCCAGCTTAATGCTGAACAAAATACCAATGACCCCTTTTCGCGTCATGGTGGCTGTTTCTGGGGTCGCTGCCATTTGCCTTGTTATATCAGCCTTAAGTACCACTGGGACCAAGCCAAAATTAGGAGCAGTGTTTCAGCAGGTTGCAAAGACTGTCAAG CGACAAGCTACAGGAAAAACCATGGCTGATGCATCATTTTGGCGCAGTGTCAATCTTCAGGCCGAGAAAATTCCCACAAAGACATCAGACTTGAAATCATCTGTTACTGTGAATACAAACCACATAAACATCATG GGTACTAACACATTCTATCGCGAAGCCAATCCTCCCTCGGGTGTTACAAGCAGTGGAGAGGTGGTTGTTCTCCTGCATGGTATGGCTTTTAAGTCAGAAACCTGGCTGAACCTTGGAACCATCAACATTTTGGCTGCCATGGGCCATCGTGTCATTGCTATTGACCTACCAG GCTTTGGCAACAGTGGACGGCAGGAGTTGGGCCCTGAACTGAGGCGCTCTTGGCTCCAATCTTTCTTCATCGCAGTGGATCTTCCACCCTCTATCGTAGTTTCCCCTTCTTTCTCCGGTGTATACTCACTTCCTATGTTGGCATTGCAATCCCAGGAACTAGCCGGGTTTGTGCCAATAGCTGTTGATGCAACAGATGAAGTACCTGTAAATTACTTGCAAAGTATCATG ATCCCCACTCTGATCATCTATGGAGAAAAAGATCGTAGTCTGGGAATCACTTCACGAGATGATTTGCTCAACATCCCCACATCCCAAGCAGTGATGATTCCTCAGGGTAGTCACCCAGCATACCTTGACAATCCCGACATGTTTCATGAGCTGCTTTACAATTTCATAAAGCAAGTGCATGCTCACAAAGCAGTTGCCTAA
- the LOC135202247 gene encoding putative protein-lysine deacylase ABHD14B isoform X2 has product MAPSLMLNKIPMTPFRVMVAVSGVAAICLVISALSTTGTKPKLGAVFQQVAKTVKRQATGKTMADASFWRSVNLQAEKIPTKTSDLKSSVTVNTNHINIMGTNTFYREANPPSGVTSSGEVVVLLHGMAFKSETWLNLGTINILAAMGHRVIAIDLPGFGETKDKLPQNADKADYLKAFITELKADLPIIVSPSMSGGFSFPFILKHREGLSGFVPVAPVSSSTIVPVATSLTIPTLIIYGEKDRSLGITSRDDLLNIPTSQAVMIPQGSHPAYLDNPDMFHELLYNFIKQVHAHKAVA; this is encoded by the exons atggcaCCCAGCTTAATGCTGAACAAAATACCAATGACCCCTTTTCGCGTCATGGTGGCTGTTTCTGGGGTCGCTGCCATTTGCCTTGTTATATCAGCCTTAAGTACCACTGGGACCAAGCCAAAATTAGGAGCAGTGTTTCAGCAGGTTGCAAAGACTGTCAAG CGACAAGCTACAGGAAAAACCATGGCTGATGCATCATTTTGGCGCAGTGTCAATCTTCAGGCCGAGAAAATTCCCACAAAGACATCAGACTTGAAATCATCTGTTACTGTGAATACAAACCACATAAACATCATG GGTACTAACACATTCTATCGCGAAGCCAATCCTCCCTCGGGTGTTACAAGCAGTGGAGAGGTGGTTGTTCTCCTGCATGGTATGGCTTTTAAGTCAGAAACCTGGCTGAACCTTGGAACCATCAACATTTTGGCTGCCATGGGCCATCGTGTCATTGCTATTGACCTACCAG GCTTTGGAGAGACGAAGGATAAGTTGCCACAAAATGCTGATAAAGCTGATTACCTGAAGGCCTTCATAACTGAACTCAAGGCTGACCTACCTATAATAGTATCTCCATCAATGAGCGGGGGGTTTTCCTTCCCATTTATACTCAAGCATCGCGAGGGACTCAGTGGCTTCGTACCAGTTGCCCCGGTCAGCTCCAGTACCATAGTTCCAGTTGCTACCAGTCTGACG ATCCCCACTCTGATCATCTATGGAGAAAAAGATCGTAGTCTGGGAATCACTTCACGAGATGATTTGCTCAACATCCCCACATCCCAAGCAGTGATGATTCCTCAGGGTAGTCACCCAGCATACCTTGACAATCCCGACATGTTTCATGAGCTGCTTTACAATTTCATAAAGCAAGTGCATGCTCACAAAGCAGTTGCCTAA